The following are from one region of the Cetobacterium somerae genome:
- the rapZ gene encoding RNase adapter RapZ, which produces MELIILTGLSGSGKSTGLKTLEDLGFFTMDNIPFRFAGVILKDLKNSTKGNGVKRIALGLDIRTIINENDFNTFFNEIDNLNIDYKIIFLEASTQSILNRYNLTRRKHPLTKETLLQSIEDEIFLMEDIKDKANLIIDTSFLSAKELSRKIELAVASFSKNILLNIHLQSFGFKHGVPIDADMIFDVRTLPNPYYLEELREKTGLNDEVYDYVMSFETSRILYDKILDLITFLIPGYIKDEKRHLTIGIGCSGGKHRSVSFVRKLEKDLKNINEVNIFSIHRENERGNW; this is translated from the coding sequence ATGGAGCTAATCATTTTAACTGGACTTAGCGGCTCTGGAAAGTCCACTGGTTTAAAAACTTTAGAAGATTTAGGTTTTTTTACAATGGACAATATTCCATTTCGATTTGCAGGAGTAATTTTAAAAGATTTAAAGAATTCTACTAAGGGAAACGGTGTAAAGCGAATTGCTTTAGGTTTAGATATTAGAACAATTATCAACGAAAATGATTTTAATACTTTTTTTAACGAAATCGATAATCTAAATATCGATTATAAAATAATCTTTTTAGAAGCATCTACACAATCTATTTTAAATAGATATAATTTAACTCGAAGAAAACATCCTTTAACAAAAGAAACTCTTTTACAAAGCATCGAGGATGAAATTTTTCTTATGGAGGATATTAAAGATAAAGCTAATCTTATTATAGATACTAGTTTTTTAAGTGCTAAAGAACTTTCTAGAAAAATCGAACTTGCTGTAGCATCTTTTTCAAAAAATATTCTTTTAAATATTCATTTACAATCATTTGGTTTTAAACATGGAGTTCCCATTGACGCTGATATGATTTTTGATGTTAGAACTCTTCCAAATCCATATTACTTAGAAGAACTAAGAGAAAAAACTGGCTTAAATGATGAGGTTTACGATTATGTTATGAGTTTTGAAACTTCAAGAATTCTTTATGATAAAATTTTAGATTTAATTACTTTTTTAATTCCAGGTTATATAAAGGATGAAAAAAGACACTTAACAATAGGAATTGGTTGTAGTGGTGGAAAACATAGATCTGTTTCATTTGTTAGAAAACTTGAAAAAGATTTAAAAAATATTAATGAAGTTAACATTTTTTCTATTCATAGAGAAAATGAGAGAGGAAATTGGTAA
- the uvrC gene encoding excinuclease ABC subunit UvrC, which translates to MTIFNKEIPANPGVYLMKNNSKVIYVGKAKNLSKRVSSYFNRDHQDEKTKELVKHIDDLDFIICNTEIDALILENNLIKKYSPKYNISLKDEKTYPYLLITNEIFPKISIVRTTKKLNLNSGDYFGPYPYGAWNLKKTLSKFYQIRDCNRDMEKIYPRPCLKFYMKLCSGPCIDKSIISKYQENIKDIKEILKGNTKTILEKLQIQMTHAAENMEFEKAIFLREQKKEIETNIQTQISDANNSIDEDIFTFSLEDNKIFLCVLNIRDGKILGKNFHVINLEYKFYDDILEEILMTYYSKFPIPKNIIFQENLENSQDKINTLFQNIFSKKLSFFFPKIKSRRKELLDMGLLNLKKDTDNFYNKKSIIEKGLNDLYIKLKLKRFPFKIECFDISNIQGKDAVASMSVSVEGRKAKKFYRKFKITTKDTPDDFQMMREVIERRYSKLPINEFPDVILIDGGLGQINAVGEILKGIGRDGISELLSIAKKEEEIYKYTENTPYVFSKSDEALKILQRVRDEAHRFGVTYHRLLRNKRVISSELDNIPGIGPKRKELLLKTFGSVKQIKNATLGELEEIIPRHLALKIKEMI; encoded by the coding sequence ATAACTATTTTTAATAAAGAGATTCCAGCTAATCCTGGAGTTTACTTGATGAAAAATAACTCCAAAGTCATATATGTTGGTAAAGCTAAGAACTTATCTAAAAGGGTTTCTTCTTATTTCAATAGAGATCATCAAGATGAAAAAACCAAAGAGCTTGTCAAACATATTGATGACTTAGATTTTATAATCTGCAATACAGAAATCGATGCTCTAATTTTAGAAAATAATCTGATAAAAAAATATTCTCCCAAATATAATATTAGTTTAAAAGATGAAAAAACTTATCCATATTTGTTAATTACAAATGAAATTTTTCCTAAAATATCCATCGTTAGAACTACTAAAAAATTAAATCTTAACTCAGGTGATTATTTTGGACCATACCCTTATGGTGCGTGGAATTTAAAAAAAACGCTTTCAAAATTTTATCAAATTAGAGATTGTAATCGAGATATGGAAAAAATTTATCCTCGACCTTGTTTAAAATTTTATATGAAACTTTGCAGTGGCCCTTGTATAGATAAATCTATCATCTCTAAGTACCAGGAAAATATAAAAGATATAAAAGAAATTTTAAAGGGAAATACTAAAACTATTTTAGAAAAACTTCAAATTCAAATGACTCATGCTGCTGAAAATATGGAGTTTGAAAAAGCTATTTTTCTTAGAGAACAAAAAAAAGAAATTGAAACAAATATTCAAACTCAAATAAGTGATGCTAATAACTCTATTGACGAAGATATTTTTACATTTAGCCTTGAGGATAATAAGATTTTTTTATGTGTTTTAAATATTCGAGATGGAAAAATTTTAGGTAAAAATTTCCATGTAATTAATTTAGAATATAAATTCTACGATGATATTTTAGAAGAGATTCTTATGACTTATTACTCTAAATTTCCTATTCCCAAAAATATTATTTTCCAAGAAAATTTAGAAAATTCTCAAGATAAAATTAACACTTTATTTCAAAATATTTTTAGTAAGAAACTCTCTTTCTTCTTCCCTAAAATTAAATCTAGGAGAAAAGAGTTATTAGATATGGGATTACTTAATTTAAAAAAAGATACTGATAATTTTTATAATAAAAAATCTATTATCGAAAAAGGATTAAATGATCTATATATAAAATTAAAATTAAAAAGATTTCCATTTAAAATTGAATGTTTTGATATTTCTAATATTCAAGGTAAGGATGCTGTAGCCTCAATGAGTGTCTCTGTAGAAGGACGTAAAGCTAAGAAATTTTATAGAAAATTCAAAATTACAACTAAGGATACTCCTGACGATTTTCAAATGATGAGAGAAGTTATTGAAAGAAGATATAGTAAACTTCCTATTAATGAATTTCCTGATGTTATTTTAATTGATGGTGGACTTGGACAAATTAATGCTGTTGGTGAAATTTTAAAAGGAATTGGTAGGGATGGAATATCCGAACTTCTAAGTATCGCAAAAAAAGAAGAGGAAATTTATAAATATACAGAAAATACGCCATATGTATTTTCTAAAAGTGATGAAGCATTAAAAATTTTACAAAGAGTTCGAGATGAAGCTCATCGATTTGGAGTTACTTATCATAGATTACTTAGAAATAAAAGAGTTATCTCTAGCGAACTAGATAACATCCCTGGAATTGGTCCTAAAAGGAAAGAACTTCTCTTAAAAACTTTTGGATCTGTTAAACAAATAAAAAATGCTACTTTAGGTGAACTCGAAGAAATAATTCCAAGACACCTAGCCTTAAAAATAAAGGAGATGATTTAA
- a CDS encoding PP2C family protein-serine/threonine phosphatase — MITYFSFIILFFIFFLILKKQEKKNFEETSKILKSFVSKEFLNDISEDLKNDYERATTAITKQDLELDNSIEELREYKKELEVTYESLLTKSKQLEYSNQVLEQRVASLSNINSLSRTVLSIMELDKIISTILDAYFVLTGAKRISLYLWEDGKLINKRIKGEIHFRGELSYPQEVLSQFTRKDYKKIYNEMLKGFSITPDEKIIASPLTVKGKELGVIFIIEDKSKLIKSDEETISALTIQVAIAINNAQIYSDLVIKERMSQELEVASRIQKRIIPKKIKKVLGLDVATFFEPAKEIGGDYYDYSLLDSNTFSITIADVSGKGVPAAFLMALGRSVLKTLELQGEQPSCNVRKLNKLIYPDITEDMFITMMHSKYDYNTKTITYSNAGHNPLVVYNSITQQIETHSVKGVAIGFLDDYSYKQDKIHLNIGDIVIYYTDGISEAENQDKELFGIERLKNVLLESSHLSSKEIKQNLLSEINKFQNGCEQNDDITFVIIKREE; from the coding sequence TTGATTACATATTTTTCTTTTATTATTTTATTTTTTATATTCTTTTTAATTTTAAAAAAGCAAGAGAAAAAAAACTTTGAAGAGACAAGTAAAATTTTAAAAAGTTTTGTCAGTAAAGAATTTTTAAATGATATATCAGAAGATTTAAAAAATGACTATGAAAGAGCTACTACAGCTATTACAAAACAAGATTTAGAATTAGATAACTCTATTGAAGAACTTAGAGAATATAAAAAAGAACTTGAAGTTACCTATGAATCTCTTTTAACTAAATCTAAACAACTTGAATATAGTAACCAAGTTCTAGAGCAAAGAGTTGCTAGTTTATCCAATATCAACTCGCTTTCGAGAACTGTTTTATCCATAATGGAATTAGATAAAATTATCTCTACTATTTTGGATGCTTACTTTGTTCTAACTGGAGCTAAAAGAATTTCTCTTTATTTATGGGAAGATGGTAAACTAATCAACAAAAGGATTAAAGGAGAGATTCATTTTAGAGGAGAATTAAGTTATCCTCAAGAAGTTCTATCACAATTTACACGAAAAGATTATAAAAAAATATATAACGAAATGCTAAAAGGATTTTCTATTACACCAGATGAAAAAATAATAGCTTCTCCTCTTACAGTTAAAGGAAAAGAGCTTGGAGTTATTTTTATAATTGAGGATAAATCAAAACTTATTAAAAGTGATGAAGAAACTATCTCAGCTTTAACTATTCAAGTTGCTATAGCTATCAATAACGCACAGATTTACTCTGATCTAGTTATTAAAGAAAGAATGTCTCAAGAACTTGAAGTAGCATCAAGAATTCAAAAAAGAATTATCCCTAAGAAAATTAAAAAAGTTTTAGGACTTGATGTAGCAACATTTTTTGAACCAGCGAAAGAAATCGGTGGAGATTACTATGACTACTCTCTTTTAGATAGTAATACTTTTAGCATTACTATCGCTGATGTAAGCGGAAAAGGAGTTCCAGCAGCTTTCCTGATGGCATTAGGTCGATCTGTTTTAAAAACTTTAGAGCTTCAAGGAGAACAACCTTCTTGTAATGTAAGAAAACTTAATAAGCTTATCTATCCTGATATTACAGAAGATATGTTCATTACAATGATGCATAGTAAATATGATTATAATACCAAAACTATTACATATTCAAATGCTGGTCATAATCCTTTAGTTGTATATAATAGTATTACTCAACAAATTGAAACTCATTCTGTTAAGGGAGTAGCAATTGGATTTTTAGATGATTATAGCTATAAACAAGATAAAATTCACCTTAATATTGGTGATATCGTTATCTATTATACTGATGGAATTAGTGAAGCTGAAAATCAAGATAAAGAACTATTTGGAATAGAGAGACTTAAAAATGTTCTGTTAGAAAGCTCTCATCTTTCTTCAAAAGAGATAAAACAAAATTTACTGTCTGAAATTAATAAATTTCAAAACGGTTGTGAACAAAATGATGATATTACATTTGTTATAATAAAAAGAGAAGAATAA
- a CDS encoding ABC transporter ATP-binding protein, producing MNNYILEMQHIRKTFLDGKVIANDDITLKILKGEKHAIVGENGAGKSTLMKMLNGLYTPTSGKIFYHGEEVQIDSPSKAAELGIGMVYQHFMLVPTLTVAENMILGVEPKKGLSLDINKARQDVIDVSKKYGLAINPDALVSDLSIGMQQRVEILKILFKGANLLVFDEPTAVLTPQEIKELYKIMDNLIAEGKTIIFISHKLQEVLDISDNITVIRRGKDIANFPTKEATKEKIANAMVGRAVLFTTERPEVEIGEVVLSVKDVSVKDHHDVIKVNNASFEIRKGEVLGIAGVEGSGQTELVEALTGLKEIYSGEMILDNVILKKKTPRKISQLGLAHIPEDRHKRAAVSQFSVMENFALGLERDEYSKFGLLNFSKLRKDAEMFMEKYDVRPRSVDTEFGRLSGGNQQKIIVARELEKKNNNLIIAGQPTRGVDIGAIESIHKLILNEKAKGKAVMVVSSELSEILNLSDKIAVMCAGKITGILSREEANEEKIGILMAGGKLD from the coding sequence GTGAATAATTATATCTTAGAAATGCAACACATCAGAAAAACTTTCTTAGATGGAAAAGTTATCGCAAACGACGATATTACTTTGAAAATCTTAAAAGGTGAAAAACACGCTATTGTTGGTGAAAATGGAGCAGGAAAATCAACACTTATGAAAATGTTAAACGGTCTTTATACTCCTACTTCTGGTAAAATTTTTTATCACGGAGAAGAAGTGCAAATAGATTCACCTAGTAAAGCTGCTGAATTAGGAATTGGTATGGTTTATCAACACTTTATGTTAGTTCCTACTTTAACTGTTGCTGAAAATATGATTTTAGGTGTTGAACCTAAAAAAGGTTTATCTTTAGACATCAATAAAGCTAGACAAGATGTTATTGATGTTTCAAAAAAATATGGACTTGCTATTAATCCTGATGCATTAGTATCAGATTTATCAATCGGTATGCAGCAAAGAGTGGAGATTTTGAAAATACTTTTTAAAGGAGCAAATCTATTAGTATTTGATGAACCTACTGCTGTTTTAACTCCACAAGAGATTAAAGAACTTTATAAGATTATGGATAATCTTATTGCTGAAGGGAAAACTATTATCTTTATATCACATAAACTTCAAGAAGTTTTAGATATTTCAGATAATATCACAGTTATTAGAAGGGGTAAAGATATTGCAAATTTCCCTACTAAAGAAGCTACTAAAGAGAAAATTGCAAATGCTATGGTTGGAAGAGCTGTACTTTTCACTACAGAAAGACCTGAGGTTGAAATCGGTGAAGTTGTTCTTTCTGTAAAAGATGTCAGTGTTAAAGATCATCACGATGTAATAAAAGTTAATAACGCCTCTTTTGAAATAAGAAAAGGAGAAGTTTTAGGAATTGCTGGAGTTGAGGGTAGTGGACAAACTGAACTTGTTGAAGCTCTTACTGGACTTAAAGAAATCTACTCTGGTGAAATGATCCTTGATAATGTTATCTTAAAAAAGAAAACACCTAGAAAAATATCTCAACTGGGATTAGCTCATATTCCAGAAGATAGACATAAAAGAGCTGCGGTATCACAATTTAGTGTTATGGAAAATTTTGCTCTTGGTCTTGAAAGAGATGAGTATTCTAAATTTGGACTTTTAAATTTTTCTAAATTGAGAAAAGATGCAGAAATGTTTATGGAAAAATATGATGTTAGACCTAGAAGTGTTGATACTGAGTTTGGTAGACTTTCTGGTGGAAATCAGCAAAAAATTATAGTTGCTAGAGAGCTAGAAAAGAAAAACAATAACCTTATTATTGCTGGACAACCTACTAGAGGAGTTGATATCGGTGCTATCGAATCAATCCATAAACTAATTTTAAATGAAAAAGCAAAAGGGAAAGCTGTTATGGTTGTTTCCTCTGAATTATCTGAAATTCTGAATCTTTCAGATAAAATTGCAGTTATGTGTGCTGGAAAGATAACGGGAATTCTTTCTAGAGAAGAAGCAAATGAAGAAAAAATTGGAATACTTATGGCGGGTGGTAAACTTGATTAA
- a CDS encoding ABC transporter permease, protein MIKNKKVLNILVPIIAVLLALLIGAGIILYMGENPVKAYYYLFTGAFDGLTPIARTLLEATPLIFTGLGVLVAFKGGMFNIGAQGQMTMAGLTAAALGGFVANIFISNVFVILLIGGLAGFLWAAIAGWLKAELGVHEVISTIMLNYIAVSFEQYCLNYPLKAPGFNPQTPAVAEAARLGKLLDVRVPLNYGFILALVAVFLVWFILEKTVLGYHIKAVGFNPTAAENNGINVKKIIILTLGISGFLAGLGGVERVLGGVGQYAYKTGLTATYGFDGIAVALLGKNTPIGALLAAILFAALRVGGRAMQFNTSIPSQMVIMIQAIIILLIAAENMIRSWLEKGSKGGAE, encoded by the coding sequence TTGATTAAAAACAAAAAAGTTTTAAATATTCTTGTACCTATTATAGCAGTTTTATTAGCTCTATTAATTGGTGCAGGTATTATTCTGTATATGGGTGAAAATCCTGTAAAAGCTTATTATTATTTATTTACTGGAGCATTTGATGGACTTACTCCTATTGCAAGAACACTTTTAGAAGCAACTCCACTTATCTTTACAGGACTTGGAGTTTTAGTTGCATTTAAAGGTGGTATGTTTAACATTGGTGCTCAAGGACAGATGACTATGGCAGGACTTACTGCTGCTGCTCTTGGTGGTTTTGTTGCTAATATTTTTATAAGCAATGTTTTTGTTATATTACTAATAGGTGGCTTAGCTGGTTTCCTTTGGGCTGCAATTGCCGGTTGGTTAAAAGCTGAACTTGGAGTTCATGAGGTTATATCTACAATTATGCTAAACTATATCGCAGTTAGTTTTGAGCAATACTGTTTAAACTATCCACTAAAGGCTCCTGGATTTAATCCTCAAACTCCTGCAGTTGCTGAAGCTGCAAGACTAGGAAAATTATTAGATGTTAGAGTTCCTTTAAATTATGGATTTATTCTTGCCTTAGTTGCAGTATTTTTAGTTTGGTTTATTTTAGAAAAAACAGTTTTAGGATATCATATTAAAGCTGTTGGTTTTAATCCTACTGCTGCTGAAAATAATGGAATAAATGTAAAAAAAATCATCATTTTAACTCTTGGTATATCAGGATTCCTTGCTGGTCTTGGTGGTGTTGAAAGAGTTCTTGGTGGTGTTGGTCAATATGCTTATAAGACAGGATTAACTGCTACTTATGGATTTGATGGAATTGCAGTTGCCCTTCTTGGAAAAAATACTCCTATCGGTGCTTTATTGGCTGCTATTTTATTTGCTGCTCTTAGAGTTGGTGGTAGAGCTATGCAATTTAATACAAGTATTCCAAGCCAGATGGTTATAATGATTCAAGCTATTATTATTTTATTAATTGCTGCTGAAAATATGATTAGATCTTGGTTAGAAAAAGGTTCAAAAGGAGGAGCTGAGTAA
- a CDS encoding ABC transporter permease: protein MVSIIISLILATIRQAAPILITAIGGMFSEVCGVVNIGLEGMMLIGAFSSAVVSYYTGSWVLGILAGAISGGLIALVHAIISIKYRGNQTVSGVAINLFASGFTIFMLRVLFEQASNSPSATRIPLLFDFSLLIYIIYGLAIWSGYFLYKTVTGLRMRAVGEYPLAADTVGISVAKVRYFGVVMSGVFAGLGGTYLAIGALSQFSKEMSAGRGFIALAALVFGKWKPKGVLFASLLFGFADAAQTVIQQYVTFIPPQFIQMIPYLLTLLALAGVVGKAVAPSASGKPYDKNTI, encoded by the coding sequence ATGGTAAGTATTATTATAAGTTTAATTTTAGCCACAATCAGACAAGCTGCTCCAATTCTTATAACAGCTATTGGTGGAATGTTTTCTGAAGTTTGTGGAGTTGTTAATATTGGTCTTGAGGGAATGATGCTTATTGGTGCTTTCTCTTCAGCTGTTGTTTCTTATTATACAGGAAGTTGGGTTCTAGGAATTTTAGCTGGTGCTATATCTGGTGGATTAATTGCTCTAGTTCATGCTATAATAAGTATTAAATATAGAGGTAATCAAACTGTATCTGGTGTTGCTATCAACCTTTTTGCATCTGGATTCACTATTTTCATGCTAAGAGTTCTATTTGAACAGGCATCTAATAGTCCATCTGCAACTAGAATTCCATTACTATTTGACTTCTCTTTATTAATTTATATTATTTACGGATTAGCTATTTGGTCTGGTTACTTTTTATATAAAACAGTTACTGGTCTTAGAATGAGAGCCGTTGGAGAGTATCCTTTAGCTGCTGATACTGTTGGTATTAGTGTTGCTAAAGTTAGATATTTTGGTGTTGTTATGTCTGGTGTTTTTGCTGGTCTTGGTGGAACATATTTAGCTATTGGAGCTCTTAGTCAGTTTTCAAAAGAGATGTCAGCTGGAAGAGGATTTATTGCCCTTGCTGCTCTTGTTTTTGGAAAGTGGAAACCAAAAGGTGTTCTATTTGCTAGTTTATTATTTGGATTTGCAGATGCAGCTCAAACTGTTATTCAACAATATGTAACATTTATTCCTCCACAGTTCATCCAAATGATTCCATACTTATTAACTCTTCTAGCTCTTGCTGGAGTAGTTGGAAAAGCAGTTGCACCAAGTGCTTCTGGAAAACCTTATGACAAAAATACAATCTAA
- a CDS encoding DUF1385 domain-containing protein produces the protein MSKEKFSSVGGQAVIEGVMMRNADLLATAVRKPNGDIVYKKTKISKSRNKLSTIPFIRGAITLFDSLVLGVKELTFSANQAEVEEEQLSQKEAVMTTIVSLALGIGLFIVLPSVISSFLFRDNKIHSNLLEAGLRLSFFVLYIFLISFSKDIQRVFQYHGAEHKSIYAYEQHLELTPENAKKFTTLHPRCGTSFLLIVMFIAIIVFTGLDFILPPPTSFVTKLFTKVILRVLFMPLIAGISYELQRYTSNHLDNWLVKLIAAPGMALQRITTKEPDLQQLEVAIVAIKVVLNEPVENAIEVY, from the coding sequence ATGAGTAAAGAAAAATTTTCAAGCGTAGGTGGACAAGCAGTTATAGAGGGAGTTATGATGAGAAATGCAGATCTTCTTGCTACAGCTGTTAGAAAACCCAATGGTGATATAGTTTATAAAAAAACAAAAATATCGAAGAGTAGAAATAAACTTTCTACTATCCCTTTTATCAGAGGTGCAATAACTCTATTTGACTCTTTAGTACTAGGAGTTAAGGAGCTTACTTTTTCAGCTAATCAAGCTGAAGTAGAAGAAGAGCAATTATCTCAAAAAGAGGCTGTTATGACTACCATTGTTTCTTTAGCTTTGGGAATTGGTCTTTTTATTGTTCTTCCCTCTGTTATAAGTAGTTTTTTATTTAGAGATAATAAAATTCATAGTAATCTTTTAGAAGCTGGTTTAAGACTTTCTTTCTTTGTGCTATATATATTTTTGATTTCTTTTTCAAAAGATATTCAAAGAGTTTTTCAATATCATGGTGCTGAGCATAAATCAATTTATGCATATGAGCAGCATTTAGAGTTAACTCCTGAAAATGCAAAGAAATTTACAACACTACACCCTAGATGTGGTACTAGTTTCTTATTAATTGTTATGTTTATTGCAATTATCGTTTTTACTGGTCTTGATTTTATACTACCTCCTCCAACTAGTTTTGTAACAAAACTTTTTACTAAAGTTATTTTAAGAGTTCTTTTTATGCCTCTAATAGCAGGTATATCTTATGAACTTCAAAGATACACTAGTAATCATTTGGATAACTGGTTAGTTAAATTAATTGCTGCACCTGGAATGGCTCTTCAAAGAATAACAACAAAAGAACCTGATCTTCAGCAATTAGAAGTAGCTATTGTTGCTATTAAGGTAGTTTTAAATGAACCCGTTGAAAATGCTATAGAAGTGTATTAA
- a CDS encoding cysteine-rich small domain-containing protein, with the protein MNYKFNQNKNCEFFPCHKMENTENFNCLFCYCPLYMLGNECGGKYKYTAGGIKDCSDCILPHIKDVGYDHIQKKMMEVIEIVRNEHLKEIGEEDKIISLK; encoded by the coding sequence ATGAACTATAAATTTAATCAAAATAAAAATTGTGAATTTTTTCCATGTCATAAAATGGAGAATACTGAGAACTTTAACTGTTTATTTTGTTATTGTCCACTTTATATGCTAGGAAATGAGTGCGGAGGTAAGTATAAATATACAGCTGGTGGAATTAAAGATTGTTCTGACTGCATTCTTCCTCATATAAAAGATGTTGGTTACGATCATATACAAAAGAAAATGATGGAAGTCATTGAAATTGTTAGAAATGAACATCTAAAAGAGATTGGAGAAGAGGACAAAATAATCAGCTTAAAATAA